The Ciconia boyciana chromosome 7, ASM3463844v1, whole genome shotgun sequence region CTATCCCAtggataaaaaaaccccatttaaAATACCTGCATTTTAAGCTGTTGTAGTTCTTGACAGCAAATTTAGTTTAGAAAAGGCACTGATGTTCCAGCCACAGAAAAGTGGTTTTCAATGCAGGTATCTGAATTTTTAGAGTCTTGTTTCTAGAAGAGCAGCTGCGCAAAGCCATGTGGACTCTTCATTTTGCCTTTGCAGTGGCCTGAAGATGTACTCCAGTACAGAGCTTGCAGTGTGCCCGCTTCTGCTGTCAGCACTAATGGGAGATAGGCAATGAGCTGCTTCCATATCTGTCACTGGTGATATTTAATCCCATAATTATCCTCATAAGCaacagcttccagctcctctctccagcctggGTTAAGTGTCCTGCAATTGCAGGATGTGCTGTAGGCACAATTACAGGCGATGGATGggaaatagtttttaaagaCCTCTGAACATTTACTTCTGAAGGCCCAACCTTTAAAACGCTtcagaaggagaagggaaaaatcagttcctgcaggaaggaagagatgatgggattttttttccagttttaccaTGGGTGTCACAATGTTTTCCATGTCACAGCTGTGTTTGGAGGAAGGGGACAAGAATGCACTTGCTTTTTAGGCATTAGCATGTGGCAGCTTTCTCTTGTAAGAGTAGGTAGAAATATTAGTTTAAGGGGCATGTGttaacctcctttttttttgttggatgGACTCTGCTCAATGGCTGAGATGCTTTCCAGAGGGGACCTGTCAGAAAGCTCTTGTCTGCTCTATCAAAACCCTCTGTTGAAACCAAGGTTCACATGCTGGTAGGAGGGATTGAGATGTAGTATGGGAAGATCTGTGGCATTCCTCTGTGCAAACTGCCCATCTGTCTCCTGTGTTCTGTGAGCCAGCAGTTCTCTTCCAGGAACTTGGTTTGAGTTGGTGTCGCTGGGTCCTTGTaaggttttgtttctaaagATGGGAGTTTGAGAAACACTAAAGTAGGGGAGATGGAAAGAAGCTAATTGGATTGTGATGTTAAGTTTTTGTGGTGTTCTGCAGTGATGAGTAGCTTCGTCCAACCAACACTTTGCCACTGCTAGAGGTGAATTTTCACAAGGTCAAAAATACTAATTTGCtgagtcttttaaaaaagcatgtttcatCTTCCTTTATTCAGGCAAGGTTGTTTGCTCATTTGAGGCAAGGGATGCACTTCGTCTTGCCTTCTAAAGAGAGAAATGGgttaaaaatggtaaaattgTGATACGTTTTGAGGCAGGCCAACCAAAACAGGGCAGTTCtagtggggaggagggaagggctTGGATGATGGGCTTTTTGCAGCATGATCCCTCTCCCTGCTCGGGCTTACCAAGGTTTCCAAAGCAAGTGCTGTGTGCCATGATCACCAAGGACCAGGTATCTTCCCAAAACCACCCTCGGGTGGGCACTTGATGATAGCAATGACTGCAGGAATGAAGATGAAAGGAAGGAGAGTGTTAcaggaggagatgctgaggCTGGCCTTCACAAACATCTCCAAAATGCCCTACCAAAACgccatgtttcttttcttctgcgGCAAGGGCTATAAGGGAGAGAGGCTGAGCAGCTCCAATGCCTTTGAAGTGTATGCTCCTGGTTTTCATGGGTTGGTCTGTGTTGCTGTAGCCAGCTTGAACTGTATTAAGTGCCTCATCCCCAGCTCAAGCATGCTTCAAACCTCTGTCTCCTGGCAATTTCTGTTATAAATGACtaggggggggaaataaaatggcattaaTAAAAGCTGTTGGCTTCTTGCATGCGTTAAGCTGATGGTGAGCCAGTGAGAGGAGCCTGCGTTACCTGCCGGCGCTGCCTGCGCAAGGGTGCAGGACTGGGCTTTGCCCTGGGCTTGGAGTACCAAGCACAGTGGCCCTGACGCCCAGCAGCTGTTTCATGGTATATCCCAACTGCTTGTTCCCATGATAGCAGAGCACGCCCTGGGTGTGTTTATCCCTGCAGCACGCTGGTGATGAAGGAGATGCTATTCTGACTGTAGTGATGGGAAATGTGGGCTCAAGGTGGTGTaatttctgctgcagagcagggacgTGACCCAGAAGACACATAATGAATTGTTTATGCTCTGTTAACCATGAGTCCCTGATAATATGACATTATCCACCCCTCCTGCCATGGCCTGTGCTGCTCCTATGCTTTCCATCACTCACCATCTCCTTTATTCTTGCAGACCCCCAGTGGTGGGAGTCCGGGGGTCCCCAGTGACCTGGcgggagctggggcagaggaTGCAACCACTGGAGCAAACACGGTGTATTTTGTCACCTATGATTGCTGTCGACTCTGTCATGTATTCAAAGGTCTCatgcaaatgtatttacatatttagaTGGTGTGGGTTTCAGAAGTCAGGTAATGATGACACCATGGGGTCATCTTGGTGGAGCTGGGAAAGATCCTGTCCCTGATAAACGTGTTACCAGTAGGAAGAGTTGAAATGTCACTGTCGCTGAAATGACAGCTGTAGACCAATGGTGTGTGCAGTTAGTGCCCCCAACAAACAAGATGAGGTCTTACTCAAGACAAGGTTAGGAAGCAGTAAGCAAGCCAGGCTTTCAAATTGGCCAAAGATGGACTTTGCTGTGGCTTAGAATGGCTCTGTCCTGGAGAATTGTGAACCCCTTGCATGAGTTGCTGGCTTTCTAAGAGTCCCCTAGCATCCCAGGCTATAAGTTATGTTATGGGGGAATAAGTTACATTTCATGGTGCCAGgtagaaacaaaatgaaggtTTTTGCTCCTTTTGGAAGACTtgagcagctctggggagctgctgcaggctctCAGATATGAATGCTGGGGGTTGGAGACTCGGCGACCGCCTGGTGGAGATAACACTGGGACCTGCTTGCTGGGACAAACAACTTGGCTGATCCAGCTGTGGGTGAGACCATCGGCTCCCTGTGGCAGCAGGCATTGCCCCACAAAGGAGAGGACAGCATGTGCGGCGTTTCCCAAGCCTGTCAGGCTGCGCCACGTTTGCTTACATGCGGCTTTATAAAGAGGAGGTGCAGAAGCTTTCCTGCTCCTTTGCGGGGTTTGGTCCAGTTTCTCCTCCCAGCGCAGCCTTTGCTATGGCTGGCCTGAATGtctccattgctttttttttcctggttgtCGGGGTGTGCCAGGCGCTCAGGCAGCTTTCCAAGAGGCTTCTGTCTCCTGGAGCATACAGCTGCCTTGCCAGAGAACTTGCTGGCTCATTACAGTTGTGCATGAGCTGCCTTGAGCTGAGGATGCTGGTGGAGATAGGCCCGTGGGGTGGTGGCTTTGGCCTAGATGTGGTCCTgactcttctctttctgctttttgtgaTTCATGAAGCCTCTTTCGATGGAGCATCTGCCAACCCGACCGTCTCTCTCCAGGAGTTCCTGCTCTTTGAGTCCAACCTCACAGCCACTGCTGCCAAGCTGCTGGCCCAGGGTGCGGGcatggggctgggctgggctgtcaCCAAGCTCTACTGGTCCTGGGAGCTGACGCATTTCCACCTCATCCAGAACATGATAGCGTTGGAGTGCAGCTCCTCCATCCACACGTCTCTGCACCATGCTGCCTTTGTGGAAGGCACCTGCTCTTTCCTGTTCCACCTTGTCCTTCTCAAGTTGCGACAGAGTCACCTAATGTTCCaggtccctgccctggccgTGACTGTCACCTTCCTGACCTTCACAGGTGAGCAGCACCTGCCCTTTTCTAAGTTATTTAGAAATATACCTACTTTGTGGGGGAGGAACAGTCCCTTTTTCATCTTCCATGACTTGAGAGAGAACGATTACCAAGATATTTGTTATCTACTTATTTTGGGGAATATTAATTTTGGGATGAAGATGGCAGTTTAGGATATCTAGGCAGCAGGTGAAATGTTGGCACATGAGAAGCCATAGCTTGTCCCAAGACTGGGAGCACTGTCCTTGAAGGGCAACAAGAGGGGAATTTCCCTGTGTGCTGCTCTTGCACAGTCCAAAGATGCAGCTGCcggagctgggcagcagagaTGCTCCCAGAGCCTCccggcaggcagggaggggtcATGAGTCTCCTGGTCCAGCTCTTTGTTGGTCTTGCAAAGGATGCAAGCAAGACTGATGGCCATGTTTCTCTTCCCATGCAGCCGGACCGTTCACAGGGGCCTTCTTCAACCCTGCCCTGGCCACAGCCACCACCTTCCGCTGCTCGGGGAACAGCTTTTGGGACTACATCCAGGTTTACTGGCTGGGGCCCCTCGCAGGTGAGATCTGCCCAGGAGGTGATGGGGGGCAGGGGTTGGAATGCGGGGCAATAGGCAAGGCAGAAATGCTGGGTGTAACGCAAACCATTCCTGGCAAAGGGCTGAACTTGGGTCTTGCCAGTGGCAAGTGTCCTTTTCTGTCCCCCTTCCCTGTCACTCAAGGCATCCTTTTGCtatccatttttttaatccaatttCTCCATGGTTTATGGCCCTTTTGGGTCGAAACAAGCCTCGCTATGATATCAAGGACACAATGGTTAAATTCTCCTTAAAGTAATATAGCAAGGGTCTTTCAGATACTGTCAGTGGGGACTTCAGTGGTGCTGAGCTACTTTTTGGTCATGATGAAGGTTGTAGCAAGGCCCTGAAAATCACTGCTCAGCCGTGGGGAGGGTGGAGGTGCTCAATGCAGCACACGGAAGGGGTCTGTGCTCTCATTTCAGGGATGCTTGCTGCCCTCTTACTGTACCAAGGCAACATCCCACGACTTTTCCAGAAAAACCTCCTTTACAGCCAGAAGAGCAAATACAAGATACCCAAGGCAAGGGTGGCAGCGCACATAGAGGGTGATGAACCGTGGcggaagaggaaaggggagaacaGCAACTCCGAGCCTTGTGCCTGAACCGGGGCCAAGGaggtccctgcagcccctctcctgggAATGGGTTTCCTGGCGCGGAGGATTTTGCTGCTTATCCCACCCAGCATCCATCCTGCCCATTTGGTACCTACCGCagggtgagatttttttaaagcatctcaAAGGAAATGGCCAAGCTAGCCTTGCAGGATGTTTGAATCCCTGAGCTCCTTTGGGAATAGCTTTGAAAGTCTCCCTGGAGAGCCT contains the following coding sequences:
- the LOC140654969 gene encoding aquaporin-12-like; this encodes MRLYKEEVQKLSCSFAGFGPVSPPSAAFAMAGLNVSIAFFFLVVGVCQALRQLSKRLLSPGAYSCLARELAGSLQLCMSCLELRMLVEIGPWGGGFGLDVVLTLLFLLFVIHEASFDGASANPTVSLQEFLLFESNLTATAAKLLAQGAGMGLGWAVTKLYWSWELTHFHLIQNMIALECSSSIHTSLHHAAFVEGTCSFLFHLVLLKLRQSHLMFQVPALAVTVTFLTFTAGPFTGAFFNPALATATTFRCSGNSFWDYIQVYWLGPLAGMLAALLLYQGNIPRLFQKNLLYSQKSKYKIPKARVAAHIEGDEPWRKRKGENSNSEPCA